The DNA region AAATTTAAAGAGCCATTATATGCTGTGGCTATGTATAGTGAATATGTTCAAAAATATAAAGATAAAGAAACCAAACAGTGGAAGGTAACTCCAATGTGGTCAAAGATGCCGACCCTTATGCTTGCAAAGGTAGCTGAAAGCTTGGCGCTACGGAAGGCGTTCCCACAAGAGTTATCGTCTATTTATACAAAAGAAGAGTTCCCTTCTGAATCAGACTTAGAAGAGGTTAAACAAATACAAACACAAGTAGAGCCAATTGCATTTGTGGCACAAAGTTGGGTTCCATCTAAAGACCAATTGACTAGACTTTTCACTATAGCAGCAACAAATGGTTATACAAAGCCCGCTGCTAGTGAATTACTACAAGCACGCTACGGACTAGCTAGCTCTAAAGAACTTACAAAAGAACAGTATGACGATCTATGTAAATACATGGAAGCATACCCAGTAACAAAACTAGATAGCGGCGAGTTAGACAGTGAGCCTACTTAACCCGTTTTATGTAAGTATTAAGTTACTATTTTTAATGTGTGCAACATTTTACGTTGGGTACACATACGGAGTCACACGTAAAATAATGAATGAGGATGAATAAATGGAAATTGAATATCTTACATGCCCGCTGTGCAAAGAAAATGATTTCGATGATATTGGGCTATACCAGCATTATTCATCTGGTTACTGTGATGGTTACAATAAAGCCCAGGATAAATATGTATTAATGAATAATGAATTATGTGAGCGATACATAGAGAATAAAAAATGATTACAAAACAAGAACTAGAGAATTTGAAAGAGGTAGCGGGTAAATATTCAAAATGTCTTAACCTTCCTAGTGAGGAGGTGACGCCTTCATCATGGTTTAATATAACACAAAGTAAATTTGAATTTCGTGAAGAGGCAAACCCCGACACAGTACTCCGCATAATAGAAGCGCTTGAGGTTGCTACTAAATCACTTATTAAAATAAGGGTTAATTGTTCATGTACTGAGTTATGCATGTGTTCAGAGGATGATGTTTTTATTGCACAAGAAGCACTAAATAAGATTTATGGTTCAATTGAATGAACTACCTACTCTATATATTTATACTAATCATAGCCTATTCAATTAACGGAGTAAGTTTATGAAAAAACAAATCATCACTTACGAGAATAA from Thiofilum sp. includes:
- the bet gene encoding phage recombination protein Bet — translated: MTTELMVWNEDQIDLIKQQVCKGATDDELKLFLYTAKRTGLDPLARQIYAMRRYDNNLKREVMSIGTSIDGFRLIAERSGDYAGQVGPFWCGDDGVWVDVWLKSTPPVAAKLGVMRTKFKEPLYAVAMYSEYVQKYKDKETKQWKVTPMWSKMPTLMLAKVAESLALRKAFPQELSSIYTKEEFPSESDLEEVKQIQTQVEPIAFVAQSWVPSKDQLTRLFTIAATNGYTKPAASELLQARYGLASSKELTKEQYDDLCKYMEAYPVTKLDSGELDSEPT